One window from the genome of Acinetobacter lanii encodes:
- a CDS encoding energy transducer TonB: protein MINNSFRSPRTAHPWWQDPLFVAAVVLALLMHVLFLSLQFAMPQNSDVASQDIAVTLRPSVDKIKQADFLAQADQQGSGTFREAHRMSSDMPAQTDDVSAGEQQLEALEQIQQKRELKFEEKVLMTMLSWQKQTELSERKKAMEELNSQFQAKAAMVASLEAQYLKKQQNFSRQQKIKTIDGIQAKQDAAAGYLDKFREKVEVYGNRYYPDLAKQQRLSGEVRLMVILNASGGIRAIRLIESSGHAILDEAAKNSVRRGAPFGAFDAKMKDISELRIVRTWKFDPADAEFEVR from the coding sequence ATGATCAACAACAGCTTTCGCTCTCCAAGAACAGCGCATCCATGGTGGCAAGATCCACTTTTTGTGGCGGCGGTGGTTTTGGCATTGTTGATGCATGTGCTGTTTTTATCGCTGCAATTTGCGATGCCGCAAAACAGTGATGTGGCGAGTCAAGATATTGCAGTGACGCTCCGCCCAAGTGTCGACAAAATTAAACAGGCAGATTTCCTGGCTCAAGCCGATCAGCAAGGCAGTGGCACCTTCCGTGAAGCTCATCGTATGTCTTCAGACATGCCTGCGCAAACTGATGATGTCAGTGCAGGGGAGCAACAGCTTGAGGCTTTGGAGCAAATCCAGCAGAAACGTGAACTTAAATTTGAAGAAAAAGTCTTGATGACCATGCTCAGTTGGCAAAAGCAAACAGAGCTCAGTGAGCGTAAAAAAGCCATGGAGGAATTGAACAGTCAATTCCAAGCCAAAGCTGCTATGGTGGCGAGTTTAGAAGCGCAGTATTTAAAGAAACAACAAAATTTTAGTCGTCAGCAAAAAATCAAAACTATTGATGGTATTCAAGCCAAGCAAGATGCTGCCGCAGGGTATCTTGATAAATTCCGTGAAAAAGTCGAAGTCTATGGCAACCGCTATTATCCTGATTTGGCCAAACAACAACGTCTTTCGGGTGAAGTTCGTCTAATGGTGATTTTAAATGCATCAGGCGGTATTCGCGCGATTCGTTTGATTGAAAGTTCAGGTCATGCGATTTTAGATGAAGCAGCAAAAAATTCAGTCCGCCGTGGTGCACCTTTTGGGGCATTCGACGCCAAGATGAAAGATATATCTGAGCTTAGAATTGTGCGGACTTGGAAATTTGATCCTGCTGATGCTGAATTTGAAGTGCGCTGA